The Nostoc sp. NIES-3756 DNA window TATCTAAAACACCCTGGATTTGTAATTAGTATTGAGCCGAGATACGGATACCGCGGCTCAATACCTTATAAGTAAAGCTTTCTAGCAGAGTAATAAAATTTTTCTTAACTCTGTTTCTTACTTATGTCAAACTTTATAAGTAATTGTTTAATTTTTAGTTGTACTGTATAAATTCAATTCTATTTAAGCCTTGAGCATTGGTTAGGTCAACCCTTGGTAAGCCGGAAGCAAACCATTTTTTCCATAGGCAATGCTACCAATTATAATTTTATGAAACGCCCCATCTTATACATAGCCATCACCAACCACGGCTTCGGTCATGCTACCCGCACCGCCTCAGTCGCCGCCACAATTCAAAAGTTATATCCAGAAGTGCTGTTAATTATGGTGACTACCGCGCCTCGGTGGTTGCTGGAATGCTATATAGAAGGTGATTTTATCCATCGTCAACGCGCTTTTGATTTGGGTGTAATTCAGTCAGATAGTTTGAATATGGATAAGGAAGCAACTTTGGCGAAATTGCGGGAAATTAAAAAGCAGCAAAATTCCCTCATTTCTTCTGAAGTCAACTTCATCCGCCAAAATCGCGTGGATTTAATATTTGCTGATATTCCCTTTCTCGCACCATTATTTGCCAAAGCCGCAGGTATTCCTTGCTGGATGATGAGTAATTTTGGCTGGGATTTTATCTATCGTGACTGGGGAGGGGAATTTGTAGCTATTGCTGATTGGATTAGCGAGTGTTATTCTGAGTGCGATCGCCTGTTTCGTCTCCCCTTCCACGAACCGTTATCAGCTTTCCCCAATATCACAGATGTGGGTTTAACTGGTGGTTCTCCCCGTTACTCAGATGAAGAACTCCGTTCTACTTGGGGTATCACCGCACCCAAGGATAAAACTATCCTCCTCACTTTTGGCGGTTTAGGTTTACAACAAATTCCCTACGACAACCTCAAAAATTTTCCCGATTGGCAATTCATTATCTTTGATAAATCAGCCCCAGATTTACCTAATTTAATCAAAATTACAGATCGTAAATATCGTCCAGTCGATTTTATGCCAATTTGCGGACGAGTTATTTCCAAACCCGGTTACGGTACGTTTTCCGAAGCCACCCTACTAGATACACCGCTTGTCACTATCCCCCGTGATGATTTTGCGGAGGCTGCTTTCTTACTACAGGGAATAGTTAATTATAATTCTCATCAAATTTTGACTCCTGAAGAATTTTTTGATGGTAACTGGGATTTCCTCTCTCAACCAGTGCAACCACCAAAAGAAACACAGCCAATTGCTAAGGATGGAAATGTAGCGATCGCAAAATCTATTATTAACTATTTTCAATTAAATATTTAGGCTACAAATTATTAAAATGGTAGCAAAACAATAAACTATATGGCACATTACCAAAAACTCCTCAGAGTTTCTACTAACGGCAAATCGTTCCACAATATTACCTCTAAAATCGAGTCTATAGTTGCAGAATCCGGTGTAGAAACTGGGCTTTGTACTTTATTTTTACGTCACACCTCTGCTAGTTTAGTGATTCAAGAAAACGCCGACCCTGATGTACTTGTAGATTTAGCAAATTATATGGCTAAACTTGTGCCAGAATCAGGGAAATATATCCATGATGCTGAAGGTGCTGATGATATGCCAGCGCATATTCGTACTGCTTTGACCCACACTTCGGAAAATATACCTATTAATAGCGGTCACTTAGTATTAGGAACTTGGCAGGGAATATATATTTGGGAACATCGCCAACGCAATCATATCAGGGAATTAGTTGTGCATATTTCCCAATAGTCATAATTATTTGCCACCCAGATAATGTCCTCTGCTTCCTGAGGGAGTGGGGGCTATATCGTATGTATTAATTTATCAATAGAAACGTTAAATTCAATTAATATTTTTTAAAATTGATATAGTCAAGGTTATAAAATAATATTGAGTTATAGCCATTTAGGCTAATTTAACAATGATGAAGCAGCATATAGCACCAACTCATAATTTCCAATTACTTGATGAAATACTTGCACAGGCTTCAGTAAATTTATTTACGCTCAATCCCCACAAGAAATCTATAACTAGCTTTGTGGAATTGGGTAATTTAATTACAAAAGAAACTAGGGATAGTCAAATCATCACTACCCTAATTCATACATTGGAAATTATAGTCTGCGCGCAGTTGCGAAACTTTCCCGAAAATATTTTCTGGGATTTTGATTTTATGGTTAGTGGTGTACTACGCCAAGCCTTAGCAGAACAAGACTGTGCTATTGCTTTTTTAGAGAAGTTTGCCCAAAAGATGGTGTCTTTAACTGAGTTATTTGGCATTCAAAGTGAAATTAGATTCCGCTATGTCCATGATTTTATCTATGGGTTTGAGTGGGCAAGATGGGTACAAAAAGTTCCAGCAAAGCGTGCAAAAATAGAACCTTTTAGTTTAACTTTTATAGATTATTTACTAGATAAAAGTCAGGAATTAACGCAACGTATTCATCAAGGTCGTAGCCCAAATTATAATTTATGTGCAGAAGGTTTTCGCAATCCTTTTAGTTTTTCCCGCGAACCAAAAGATGAATATTTATTATTCACTCATCTTGCTCAACAAAAGCTCATTCCTGTACCCACCTGGAGTTGGAACGCTGTTCCCATATGGAATCAGCCTTTTGGGGATTTGCGTGAGGAATTAGCATTAAAATTAAATATTAAATCACAGAAACGCTGATGAAAATTGCTGAGTTAATTACTTGGTTTGAATCTTGGGCAAATCCAGCTTGGTGTGAAAGTTGGGATAATTGCGGCTGGCAAATTGAACCAGGGATATTAGAAGATGAGGCTAAGGTTTTAGTTTGCCTTACACCAACTTTAGCGGTAATGGAAGAAGCGATCGCTCTCCATGCTAATCTAATTTTTGCCCATCATCCCTTAATTTTCAATCCGCCCAAATCCCTGTGCCGTGGTGAAGCGATCGCGGACATGGTAAGGTTAGCATTTACCCATAACATCGGTGTGTACACAGCCCACACCAACTTCGATCAAGTAGAGGATGGTACGGCTGACGTTCTAGCCCAAATTCTGCAACTAAAAGATGTTACCCCCATCGTCCCGACGCAAAACGGACTAGGTTATGGGCGTGTGGGGTTGCTAGAACCATTTTTAACCTTACAAGAACTACTGACAGTAATTCAAAAGCGTCTATCCCCTCCCGATTTAATCTTTTCCCCCAATGCCAATTTACAGCAGGTAATTTCTAAAGTGGCGGTGTTGGGTGGTTCGGGAGCAAGTTTTATTTCGGCAGTAGTTAAAACTGGCGCACAGGCTTACCTCACCTCTGACTGCAAATTCCATCAGTTCCAAGAAAGCCGCGATCTCGGTTTGATTCTCATCGATGCCGGACATTATGCCACCGAACGCCCAGCGTGCGATCGCTTGGTAGAAAAATTTCGTTCTTTAAATATAGATTTGGTACAATTAAGTAATCACGATGAGGATTTCCGTCAGTTTTTTCAAAGTGGTAATTAATTCATAGTTAATACTTAAAATTTAAGTGTCATTTATATCTTAGAGTTTTACGTACAACTACATCAACAGAATTTTGCTCTTACTCAATCACAGTAATATTTGGGAGTTCACAAGTCACCTTGACTAAAAATATATTTTTCTCTGAATGTATGTGATATGTATCACAAAAGCACGTAATTATAATCACTAGTATTTGCCGTCTCATATCAATCAGGTAGAGCATAAATTATTCCACACTGGAGGTAATAAACTGCTTACTCTACCCAAAACAAGATGATTCGCGCACTTGTTGAATCTGCCTTTCAAACTGGTTATCTTAGTGTTGAATCTGAAGGTTTACTCCATCAGGTGCTGGCTACTCGGTGCTATCAACCAGAAGATTCCGCAGCCCTAGCATCCTTATATGATGCTGTTACTACAGGTAAAATTAAACGAGAAGCGTCCTCGCAACAACTTATAGAATCTCTCTCACGGTTCAAATCTCGCTAATGCTGCCAAATTCTCTTTTGCAGATGGTATTACAACCTCAGAAAAAATCTTCAACTCATAACTATTCTGTGGGATTGTTGTTGAAAACCATGAAGTTCAGCCTGAGAATGAGTTAAGATCAAATACGTAGGGGTAAACGTCAAGCCGAATCCCCAGGCTTCTCAGCAATGCCAATGATTACAATTAGGCAAATTAAACAACCGCAATCATCGCTTGTTTTGGAGTATTCATTATTACATAATGGTAAGAACGACTTACCAGCAACTATTTACCTGGTGAAAACCAAACCAGAATTGTTTGATTTCTATGAAGCAAACAATAGCTGATTCACCCTTAACGAGATAAAATTTTGGTGCAGTAACCACAAGTTTATGACCCAAAACCCCCTTAAAACCAATAATCAAGTAAGTCTTTGGGCAGGGTCAAAAGACTTACTGATGCTGAACCAAATTCCTCAACTCCTGAGGGTGTTATTTTATTGGGGTAAAACCCAAATTTTTCAAAGTTTAACTACGTTGTTTAAAAAGGCAGAAGCAGTACATGCTACACCGCAAGATTTATCAACTGTGTTGCGATGGGCGGGAGGTATGTGTATTCTTGCGGGACCAGCAACGCTGGATAGAACGCGCCCGCATCATAGATATAGAGGGAGATTTAGTAACCCTGCGCTATGAAACCGACGAAGAAGACGAAGTTTGCTCTTGGGAAGAGATGGTTCGTCTCGAAAGCATCGGTGCTGTTACCCAAAAATTAGCTTCAGTCTCTCGCGGTAATATCGAACCCCTCATGACTGAAGATTGTCCCGAAGCCGAGCGTATTCGTAACCATTACCCAGATTCTAATCCTGAATAAGAGAAGCAGAAGGCAAAAGGGAGAGTTTACATCCTCCCATGCCATCTGCTCTATTCACTTCCTACCAGCTATGACATCCTGAGTCCTGAGTAACAAATCCTACTCAGGATTCGTTATTTTGGGGAGACAAGGAAGCAGAGGAGCAGGGGAGAAAGAACTACTAACCACTGTCAACTGTCAACTGAACAGAGATTTTTCAACTTCTTCCACAACAGCAACAGCGTTGGCGATGCCGTCTTCGCTGCGGATTTGTTGCCCCAAGGTGTGCGCACGTTGGCGCATTGTTTGGTCGGTTATAGCCTTTTGGATGGCTTGCGCCAGTTTTTCTGGCGTTAGTTGTTTATGGGGAATTGGTTCAGTTCCAACGCCTAGTGCTGCTACTCGTTGCCCCCAAAATTCCTGATCGCCAAAAAAGGGAATAATCACTGTAGGAACTCCGGCTCTGAGTCCTGCGGCTGTTGTACCCGCGCCGCCATGATGCACAACAGCCGCGACTTGAGGAAATAACCATGAATGGGGAACGGAGTCTATTAAGTAGACGTTATCTGGCAAATTTTCTTTGCGTAAGCCACCCCAACCGGAAAGCATGATGGCTCGTTGTTTGGTTTGTTCTAGAGCTTGCAAGATTAAATCAGCCGTTTCTTCTGGATTACGCATACCCATACTACCAAATCCGATATACACAGGAGGTTTACCCCCGTGCAGAAACTCTATCAAGCTTGAGGGTGGAGTCCAATTATAGGGGGCATCTAAAAACCAGTAGCCTGTGACATGAGCATTCTGCCAATCTGGTGGTTGGGGAATGACGGAGGGGCTAAAACCGTAGAGTGTCGGATAGCGGGTAGACTCATGAGTCCCAAAAAATGGGGCGGCTGGCAAGTTAAGAACCTGCTTGCGAGCTAATGTATCCCCTTTGCGAGAACCTTGCCACAGAATTTGTCTCACCACATGATGGGACAGCCAATTCACAATACTGCCGAATCTGGCTAGGGACTGGGGAAAGAGAACACCCGGAAATGTTTTGGTTGGGGTAAAGGGAAAGACATAGGCATGTAGCAATGGCAGACCCAACTTCTCAGCCAATGCCAAACCAAGGTATAGCCCACCAACACCAGCCAGCAATAAATCTATGTCTTGACAAGCCATTAAACCTGTTTGCGCCCAATTAATCGCTGCACGCTGGGTTTCTTTTGTCGTGTAGGAGTTAATTGCTAAAATATTTCCTTTCTCCAAAAGCTTCCGCATTTCTGGAGATTCAACTATTTCTCGCACATTGCCATACATCGGACAAAACTCTAAACCGTGGGAATTGACTAGTCCGGCAAAATTCTCATGGCTTAATAAACGGACAAAATGACCCGCAGCTTTTAAGCCCTTCCCTAAAGCAACATAAGGTTGAACATCTCCTTGACTGCCCAAAGCAATGATAGCGATACGCATCACAGGCACTCCTGTTTTATGGGATTGGTTCTTTTGAATGACATTAATGTCAATTTGACGATAGCGTCATTTTAATAATAACGTCAATGTCAGGGTATGCTAGGGGTGGAGCTACTCCAAAGCCGCCTTATGAAATCATCTCGTCGAGCATCCATTGGTTTAGAAAAGCGGGAAAAGACGCGAACAAGTTTGATTGATGCTGCCTATCGAGTATTTGCACGAAAAGAAGCAGAAGCTGTCACAATTGACGACATCATTGCCGAAGCAGGTGTTGCTAGGGGTACGTTTTATAACTATTTTCAAACCCGCGAGGATGTGTTGAAGGCAGTGGCAGCATCTTTAAGCGATGAAATGAATCAAAAGATTTGGGCGCAGTCTGTGGCGATCGCAGATCCGGCTGAACGCATGGCGATCGCTATTCGTCAATTTCTCCATCACGCAATTCAAGATGCAACTTGGGGCTGGTTCATCGTGCGTATGGGATTAGTAGCCGCACCCTTAAGCGAAACAATTGAAAGAGGCGTAATGACTGACTTAGAGGCGGGTATCCAACTCAAACGTTTTCAGGTGGACAGTGTACCAGCCGCAATTGATTTAATTTTAGGAACCAGTTTAATGGCAATGCGTAGCATTCTCGAAGGACACACCCAGCCAAATCACCCTGAACAAATCGCCAAAATCATCCTCAAAACCCTGGGGGTTCCTGCGACTGATGCCCATGCGATCGCCTTCAAATTTTTAGAGCCAATATAGGAGGCAGAAGGCAGAGGTTAAAGATTTTTTCCTTTCCCCTTTTCCCCCACTCCCCACTCCCTATTCCACTAACCGCTCAAAAGCAGGACAATAACCTTCTAATGTCACCCTGAAGTTATATAAAGGAGATGCGGGATTCCAACAGCGTTGTCCGCGTTGGTGGCGACAAGTGCCGCAGCAGTCAATAGTGGGAGAGATGTTGCGATCGCTATTTTGATTGAGTAGTTCTCTTTGGGTTAATCCCCGCAGTACCAGTTCTTCTCCTTGCCAACGCGCTTCAATTAAACCAGTGTCGGCAAACTGTCGCCACCGGGGATCGGCTGTGATGGCTTCGGGAATGGTGATGGTAATAACTGTGCCTAACTCTGTTAATTCACCTTCATAATTAGTTTCTGGTGCGGCTGGTTGGACGAACGTTTCCCCAATCAGTAGTTCTACTCTAGTCTCAGCTGCTGGTGAATGGACGTGATAACGGTTCTGCAACTCCTCTAAGCAGGTTAAATCAGCTAGGTAGGCGGGGGAACCGTGGACGAAGACGACGTGCTGGGGACGTAGGTTATGAATTAATTGGGTAGTCCCTGGCCCGTCGCTATGTTGAGCTAGCAGATAACTTTCTATAGTGGTGGGGGCTGAGTATTTCTGATTAACTTTGATATCAATTTTTTCTGGCAATAAAATCAGCCAAGGCCCGGTTTCTACTTGGCAATACTGCTCTAAATCTGCTGTGGAATCTGTAAGGATAATACACGGCGATTTGCCTACTGTAGCGCGGTTTTCTGGCTGCAAACGGCGCACACGGGGACGCACCCGCTCATCCCAAAATAGGGGTTGATGACGGGCGAAGTTCTGCACCGATGCTGGGAGGTGGGGTAAAAGTTCCAAGTAAGCATCACAGCCAACAGCAACAGCCCCATCTACCCAAATATCTAAATCCCTACCAGTGAAATGGTGATGAGAACGCAGCAACATTAACAGTTCTTGTCCTAAGCCTAAGGCGGGGGTGGGGAGGATGACAGAGTGGCGATCGCCTATTGCCCGATTTATTCTCTCGGCTAGTTGGTTTTCTTGATTGCGGCGGTGGGGGTGGCGGGATGTGCCGTAAGTCCCTTCGATAATCAACACATTCAAATCTATACCCCGCAGTTCTTCTAAGCGCAAACCTTCTACTAGGCGGGAGTTGGATAGGAAGAAATCGCCTGTGTATAGTAACTTGTAAGAGCGCTGCTCGTTGGTATAGGTAAGCAGAATCGCCACTGCGCCCGGTAAGTGTCCGGCTGGGAAGATTTCGGCAACTAACCCATCTTGCAGTTCTACAGGCGATCGCAATGGCAAAGCGTGACAAAACTGGGGGATTTCTTCGGGCTTGTGGTCTAACCAATTCAGAGGTAGCAACTTGCTGGTTACTTCACTACCATATATAGGTAAACTAGGGAAAGCTTGATGTAATGCCAACAAACCCCTAGCATGGTCTGGGTGGGCATGGGTAACTAAGACTAAATCAGCTGGTAAAGGGGGAGTAGCCCGTCTTGTGGATGGAGTTAAAGGCTTTTGTAGGGATGAAATATCTGCCAAACCACAATCTAACAGGATGCGGTGCGGCCCCATCCGCACTAGTAAACACACACCTTCATCATGGTGCTGGACACTGTAGGGAAAACATTCTAGTTCTGTTGTTGCTTCCCCTGTATCGATACTCGAGTATGCTGACAAATTATCCCTCATGCTCCGCTCCCATCCAACCTCATCATTAACCTATCCACAAAACCAAGATTTACATAGTTTTTGGTTTCCTAGCTTGGGGGAAATTTTGGTAGTGCGCCCCTAAAGCTGGACACATGATTGCTAACTCGTACTGGTTCGTAAAAGTTGGATAAGGAGAAGCCATTAAATTGGGGACTAAGAGAATTTGCCTCTTGCATTTTTACTGTCACGAAGTCCTGATTGCCTACCTCAGCAACCAGTTATTTTTCAATGGGCAGAGCCATTGCCATGATAGTTATCTGAGTCATAAAATCCATTTTTTGTCCCAAAAAATAAGCACGAAATAGTAAATAGTACGGTTAGACCAATTAAAATCAGTTTTACGTCCATTGGTGGTCACTCTCTAACTAAGACTTACTTATATTAATAGCTTGATTTTCCAACCTACCAGAATCGCTAGAAAATCTTTAACTATGATTGAGTTGATGGGGTAATAGGTAAATTTACTACAACCAGTCAGATTGTAGAGCTTTTCAGTATCAACTGTCTATTTATGCAATATGGCTTTACAAAGTGGAGGAGTAGGGGGAGACAAGGGAGTAACCCACCCCTAGCCCCTCCCAAGAGGGGTATAGAGCAGGGGAAATAACTATGGACTTTTGACTTTTAACTGTTGACTAATGACTAATGACCAATGGGGAACTCAGTTCCCCATTAATGATGCTATTTTGCGCCCATTTCTAAAACGATGCTGCGGATGAAGTCTATGCGTTGTTGAAAGTTGAAGCCTTTAACGGTATCAACAAAGCTGTTGGTTTGTTGTGGTAGTTTATAGTCAGAAGGCACTTGGATAATTTCGCCATTTTCCATACCCCGTGACAATCTCAACCACAAGTCAATTTTGGGGCTAGAATGCAAGGCAGTGTAAGCACGGCTAATATCGGTGCTTGCGCCACTGGCGAGATCACGTTGAGCTTGTAATTGTTGCTCTTTTGGTAAAGCGCGGATCTGATCGTATAAAGCGGCAGCCGTATCTTGTACAGAAGGTTGATTTGTTTCTCCTTGTAGCTGCTCTTTAATGTCAAGATAGCCAAACCACAGTAAAGCTAACTGTGTATCAACATCAAAGTTGCGAAACAGGTCTATGGCTTTTTGGGTGCGTTCATCGGTAGCGTAAGTCATGGTAAATCTCCGATTGCTGAATAATAACTGTGTATTGAAAATTACTGAGGTTATTAGACTCACCTCACTCACAAAATCTTATAAATTGAGCTATGGAGATTAACCCTACTGTGGTTAGAAATGCCTACCGTAGCTTCCGACAGATGTAAATATCACATTAGTTATTAGTCAGTTGTCATTAGTCCATAGTTATTATTTTTTCTTCGTTGCTTCTTCATCTCCCCCACTCCCTCTCTATAAATCCGTCACCAATCTGGCTTTCTTCAACAGAAACTTTAATACTGTCTCTTCCGAGGTAATGATATCTGCTCTACCTTCCATACCGGATTGAATAGTACATTTATTATTGCCAGCAGATAACACTGTACTCTGTGGTCGTATAGTTACCTCATAGGTGGCATTTCTGCCTGAAACTTTTGCCTGTTCTTGGTTTTGGCTCATAACGTCAGGAGAAATTGCACTAACTTCTCCTTTGAGAGTGCCGTAATCGGTATAAGAACAACCAGAAACCCGTATTTGCACCTCCTGTCCTTTTTGCGCCTTGGGAATATCTTCCGATGTAACCCAGGCTTTAATCAGCAAAGGCGATTCATTGGGGGCAATTTGCGCGACAATATCACCAGAACGCACTACCTGAGAAGTGTTTCGTAAATTGAGTTCTTGGATAGTGCCAGATGCTGAGGCATGAATCACTGTGTCGGTAATTTCTTGATTAACTTGCTGTAGTTCTTGTAAGTTACTGCTGAGTTGTTTTTGTACCTCTAGTTTTTGCTGAATTAATTGTTCTCGTTCCCGGCGTAAACTGGCAAGGTTAACTTTACCTGTGGCGATTTGGGCGGCAATTCTCTCCTGCGAGATGACAACGATCGCATCATTAGGGTTAAGTCCAGCTAATATTGCTTGTTGTCTAGCTTTAGCAGCTTCTACAACCTGTTG harbors:
- a CDS encoding glycosyl transferase → MKRPILYIAITNHGFGHATRTASVAATIQKLYPEVLLIMVTTAPRWLLECYIEGDFIHRQRAFDLGVIQSDSLNMDKEATLAKLREIKKQQNSLISSEVNFIRQNRVDLIFADIPFLAPLFAKAAGIPCWMMSNFGWDFIYRDWGGEFVAIADWISECYSECDRLFRLPFHEPLSAFPNITDVGLTGGSPRYSDEELRSTWGITAPKDKTILLTFGGLGLQQIPYDNLKNFPDWQFIIFDKSAPDLPNLIKITDRKYRPVDFMPICGRVISKPGYGTFSEATLLDTPLVTIPRDDFAEAAFLLQGIVNYNSHQILTPEEFFDGNWDFLSQPVQPPKETQPIAKDGNVAIAKSIINYFQLNI
- a CDS encoding secondary thiamine-phosphate synthase enzyme YjbQ, whose amino-acid sequence is MAHYQKLLRVSTNGKSFHNITSKIESIVAESGVETGLCTLFLRHTSASLVIQENADPDVLVDLANYMAKLVPESGKYIHDAEGADDMPAHIRTALTHTSENIPINSGHLVLGTWQGIYIWEHRQRNHIRELVVHISQ
- a CDS encoding Nif3-like dinuclear metal center hexameric protein; protein product: MKIAELITWFESWANPAWCESWDNCGWQIEPGILEDEAKVLVCLTPTLAVMEEAIALHANLIFAHHPLIFNPPKSLCRGEAIADMVRLAFTHNIGVYTAHTNFDQVEDGTADVLAQILQLKDVTPIVPTQNGLGYGRVGLLEPFLTLQELLTVIQKRLSPPDLIFSPNANLQQVISKVAVLGGSGASFISAVVKTGAQAYLTSDCKFHQFQESRDLGLILIDAGHYATERPACDRLVEKFRSLNIDLVQLSNHDEDFRQFFQSGN
- a CDS encoding DUF6679 family protein; the encoded protein is MLHRKIYQLCCDGREVCVFLRDQQRWIERARIIDIEGDLVTLRYETDEEDEVCSWEEMVRLESIGAVTQKLASVSRGNIEPLMTEDCPEAERIRNHYPDSNPE
- a CDS encoding glycosyltransferase, encoding MRIAIIALGSQGDVQPYVALGKGLKAAGHFVRLLSHENFAGLVNSHGLEFCPMYGNVREIVESPEMRKLLEKGNILAINSYTTKETQRAAINWAQTGLMACQDIDLLLAGVGGLYLGLALAEKLGLPLLHAYVFPFTPTKTFPGVLFPQSLARFGSIVNWLSHHVVRQILWQGSRKGDTLARKQVLNLPAAPFFGTHESTRYPTLYGFSPSVIPQPPDWQNAHVTGYWFLDAPYNWTPPSSLIEFLHGGKPPVYIGFGSMGMRNPEETADLILQALEQTKQRAIMLSGWGGLRKENLPDNVYLIDSVPHSWLFPQVAAVVHHGGAGTTAAGLRAGVPTVIIPFFGDQEFWGQRVAALGVGTEPIPHKQLTPEKLAQAIQKAITDQTMRQRAHTLGQQIRSEDGIANAVAVVEEVEKSLFS
- a CDS encoding TetR/AcrR family transcriptional regulator, yielding MKSSRRASIGLEKREKTRTSLIDAAYRVFARKEAEAVTIDDIIAEAGVARGTFYNYFQTREDVLKAVAASLSDEMNQKIWAQSVAIADPAERMAIAIRQFLHHAIQDATWGWFIVRMGLVAAPLSETIERGVMTDLEAGIQLKRFQVDSVPAAIDLILGTSLMAMRSILEGHTQPNHPEQIAKIILKTLGVPATDAHAIAFKFLEPI
- a CDS encoding MBL fold metallo-hydrolase, with translation MRDNLSAYSSIDTGEATTELECFPYSVQHHDEGVCLLVRMGPHRILLDCGLADISSLQKPLTPSTRRATPPLPADLVLVTHAHPDHARGLLALHQAFPSLPIYGSEVTSKLLPLNWLDHKPEEIPQFCHALPLRSPVELQDGLVAEIFPAGHLPGAVAILLTYTNEQRSYKLLYTGDFFLSNSRLVEGLRLEELRGIDLNVLIIEGTYGTSRHPHRRNQENQLAERINRAIGDRHSVILPTPALGLGQELLMLLRSHHHFTGRDLDIWVDGAVAVGCDAYLELLPHLPASVQNFARHQPLFWDERVRPRVRRLQPENRATVGKSPCIILTDSTADLEQYCQVETGPWLILLPEKIDIKVNQKYSAPTTIESYLLAQHSDGPGTTQLIHNLRPQHVVFVHGSPAYLADLTCLEELQNRYHVHSPAAETRVELLIGETFVQPAAPETNYEGELTELGTVITITIPEAITADPRWRQFADTGLIEARWQGEELVLRGLTQRELLNQNSDRNISPTIDCCGTCRHQRGQRCWNPASPLYNFRVTLEGYCPAFERLVE
- a CDS encoding orange carotenoid protein N-terminal domain-containing protein, which codes for MTYATDERTQKAIDLFRNFDVDTQLALLWFGYLDIKEQLQGETNQPSVQDTAAALYDQIRALPKEQQLQAQRDLASGASTDISRAYTALHSSPKIDLWLRLSRGMENGEIIQVPSDYKLPQQTNSFVDTVKGFNFQQRIDFIRSIVLEMGAK